The Megalobrama amblycephala isolate DHTTF-2021 linkage group LG1, ASM1881202v1, whole genome shotgun sequence genome segment gaccgaggcgagagaagtgatacttcctcatgcataatactgcaattataatcgtatgcatactacagtgcattgattggattgaatgagctttatgtcatgaatatatatgtcgagaatctacgtcagcatgttcgaaagtacacgatgacgtcagattttgtgacgttgctccgactcagcttttcaaaccggaagacagaaatcgctctgaaaaatgcaaaaataatgaataacattaatgagtacctttagtgttttcaatgatgtgcagcctatacatatctgtttacatctcaaaaaaagtgttttggggtttcatgaccctttaataaGTTGTATCAGTGAATACCATCATGAAACATTTTTAGATCAAATATTTATCAGAgtattcacagaaaaaaaatcagtattttattttattcatttgattACAGGCTTCAGTATGAGACATTAGACTCAGACATTCAGACTCACAGGAAACACGAGAGTTTCAAAGACCATCTCCTGTGGATCTTCCAGGTaggaaaacacattttcataaatgtttagTATTTATAACAAATATGTTACTGAATTTTTAAAAACCTTGATtacttatttttccttttaagCACACACATTTTTTACAGATTTATAATTATTGAATAAATAGTGTTGACCAAATGTAGATGTACAATTTGGTTTAAATTTTgttattctgtttttcttttgtttgcaGGATCTTGAGAGCAGGATAATCACATTTCTGAAGAGAGAGCTAGAAAAGtttaagaaaatattacaaaatgagaACACACAATACTTCGTGAAGGACTTTATTGAGAATAGATGCAGTATCAAAGCCGCAGCTCTTGATCTCACACTACATTACCTGAGAGAGATGAAGCAAGATGAAGCTGCTGATGTTCTAGAAGGTCAGAGACTCATGATCATCTGTCTGACACTTATAAATGTAGGAGAGGAAATTAAGACTAAAACTATCTATTTTCTGTTCCTGTGTTTAGATGAGCTGCTCTTCATTCGTCAGCTGAAATGTGGCCTAAAGAAGAAGTATCAATGTGTGTTTGAAGGAATTGCAAAGCAAGGTGACTCCACACTTCTGAATAACATCTACACAGATCTCTATATCACTCAGGGTGGCAGTGAACAGGTCAATACTGAACATGAGGTCAGACAGATTGAAGTTGCTTCCAGGCGTCATGAATCTCAAGAGATACAGGTTGAATGCAGAAATTTGTTTGAAGCTCCTGAACAACACGAGGAGATCCGAACTGTACTGACAAAAGGAGTTGCTGGCATCGGAAAATCAGTCTCTGTGCAAAAGTTTATtctggactgggctgaaggaaaagaaaatcaaGATATCAGATTAATATTTCCACTTCCATTCAGAGAGATGAACTTAAAGGAGAAAGAAAAACTAAGTTTGATGGACCTTATAACTCAGTTTTTCCCAGAGACAAAAGGACTGGACCTTACAAGAAGGAATCAATTCAAAGTCCTGTTCATCCTTGATGGATTGGACGAGTGTCGCCTTCCTTTGAAGTTTGATTGTAATAAAACGTGGTGTGATGTATCATCACAATCCTCTCTGGATGTTCTCCTAACGAACCTCATTAAGGGAAATCTGCTTccttctgctctcatctggatcaccaccAGACCAGCAGCTGCCAGTAAGATTCCTCCTGACTGTATCGACCGGCTGACGGAGATACGAGGATTCAATGATGCTCAAAAGGAAGAGTACTTCAAAAAAAGATTCACGGATCAGGATCAGGCCAACACAATCATTGATCATATTAAAAAATCAAAGAGTATCTTTatcatgtgccacatcccaGTCTTCTGCTGGATTTCAGCCACTGTTTTCCATAACATTCTGGAGGAGAAGAGAAATAATGAAGTGAAAATCAATCAGGCTGATGCGATGTCAAAAACACAGCAGGAATCAAATACTGAAGACACTCCCAAGACTCTGacacaaatgtacacacactttcTTCGCTTTCAGATCCAGCAGAGCCGCCGAAAGTATGATGGGGAATACACAGCAAATGTTTCCTGGGATAAAAACGCCATCCTTTCACTGGGGAAACTGGcatttcatcagctggaaaaaaacaaTGTGATCTTCTATGACACAGACCTGGAAGCCTGTGGTATTGACGTCTATAAGGCATCAGTGTACTCAGGCATGTGTACCCAGATCTTTAAGGAGGAAACAGGGATCACTCTTGGTACCATGTACtgttttgttcacttgagcatTCAAGAGTTTATTGCATCCCTTTATGCACATCTGTTTCTAGACATCAACAAGAAAAGTGTGTTTGTTCACGAGTctacaaaacacaaaaataaaaattcgcTCAAGGCTCGTTATGCATATCTGTTTCTAGACATcaacaagaaaaataaaatcatgatTGATTTTCTTAAGACTGCAGTGGACAAGGCGCTCGAGAGTGACAGTGGACACCTGGACCTTTTCCTTCGCTTCCTCCTCGGGCTGTCACTCCAGTCCAATCGACGACTCTTACGAGGTCTGTTGAAACAGCAAGACGACAATGACCAGAGCAACAAGGAAATAGTTCAGTACATCAAACAGAAATTAGAAGATAATCTGCCTGCAGAGAGATCCATTAATCTGTTCtactgtctgaatgaactgaATGACCAAACTCTGGTGAAAGAAATTCAGACCCAGCTTACCAAAGGAAGTCTCTCATCTGGTGACCTTTCACCTGCCCAGTGGTCTGCTTTGGtctttgtgttgttgacatcaGAGGAAGAGCTGGAGGAGTTTGAGCTTCAGAAATTCAAGAAATCAGATGAGTGTGTCATTAGATTATCAGCAGTCATCAAAACCTCCAGAAGAGCTCTGTAAGTCATTCAAtatattttgtcatgttttgcTCTCATCTAATCATCTCATCATTGTATTAGCTCATacttgagggggaaaaaaatcattttattcagATTCTCTAACTgtgaaaaaaatgattaatttggTACAGATGTTATTTATATTGCCAAAAAGTAAGATGTAATTCTGAAAGTTtgtaatataaaacaaattttttttaacagatttTATATAACAGTCTAAATCAAGTACATATATATTATCAGTTGTTACTCAcaataattagattttttaaatgcttagttcTGTACTTTTAATTGTGGGGGACAAAACATAACGCAAAAGCCTGTTGTATCATTTTTATGTACACATTTTAAGATGGTCTAtctacaaatatttttttatcaagttgaaattgtttattttttccaaatagtttttaaattatttattaaatattaaataagtatCAATTTAATTCCAGCCATTGTTATGAATGTGTTTTTACTATCTTTAAATTAATGATAGATCACCCAGTGGCCACTCTGCTCTCTAAGACATTGCCATCTGCCATTGGTTGACCACTATGAATAATCAGTAAAAACTAAATAGCTAAATCcagtaaatattaattttgaaattttaaaaaacaaataaaatttctTAGGTTCTTAGATTTATGCAATCTTAGCTTTACTTAAATCATTAAACATTTCATAGCAAAAAGATATGTGTATGTGAATGGACGCATTTTTAGAATTATAGTGAAAGGCCTTTAATTTGCTATAAAAACAGGCTCAGCTATAAAGCTACAAAAAGATATAACtcttaacacatttttttttttcaaacatgctTCCTTTGATCTAGGAAAATTGTCACTGAATAAAAATACTAATGTACAGGAAATACTACTTTTATGAAGATTAATGTTAGTTTAGCTCAGCCTCTTTACTTGATATATGCTATTTatgtaataaaagaaaatatatttaatatttgtatgtaGAAAGATGTATTGTATGTGTTCCATCTAATTCAGTGTTGTGACTTATTTCCCTTGCAGGTTAAATTATTGTAACTTAACAGACAAAAGCTGTCCAGCTCTGGCTGAAATCCTTGGATCAGATACCAATCTGAAAGAGCTGaacatgaacaataataatctgcaggattcaggagtgaagctgctctGCACTGGACTGAAGAATATAAAGTGTAAACTGGAGATACTGAGGTAAGTTGAGCCACAGGAGTCACATGATGAGAGTGAGATGTGATGATTGACAGGATGATGCTGGAGTCAAAAGCAAAGGGAACTTTTGATAATAACAGTTCCATTTCTTTGTTTAATATAAATGAGTTTGCCTTTGTATTATTgctgtttttcattaaaaaaataataatgaactaagcattcattttaaattaggGAGAAAATCCAAATATCTTTCATTTATCTCTTTTACGTGGGTATACAATGTCAtcagtcattttgttttgtttataaatgtttgatgtttaataGGTTGTCATTGTGCTTGTCACAGACAGAAGAGTAGGAGACAACAGGTTGGTAAAGGTGAATGAGTTTATTAACAAACAGTGTTGTAATGTGTTACGTCCTCCCATTTTTGTCCCGAGTAAATAGGGAtcgaacaaacaaaaaaagagacTTAGAATATCTTTGGCTCTCCATTCCCAGAGTCACAAAACCACCAAATGTTAGGTTTCAATTTACATGGCATGTCTGCCTTTTATTTATGAAGCAGGAGTATGAAGtggtattaaaaataaaggatgacaaataattcaaaaacagaaaaattaccTCAAGTGGAGGACCCGTATAAAAGAAAATCCAAAAAACCCTCTACCTAAAAGAATTAATACTAACTTACCTATATATCcccaaaagaaaaacaaaaacaaaacatttaatttcccTCCCTCCTTAAATAAACCATAACCAGGAGAAAGGTTATTGAAATCCTCCACCCTACATTACCCACAAATATATGATAGGAGTTATCCACTCAACGAATACATAACTCATGTAACCCAACACAACAACCAGAAGCGCGACAAGCACTACACTCCTCTGGGACTGGAGAGCGAAAGATCCCATGCCACGTTGTCTCTCTCTTCGTCAATGCCCTCTCCGCAGTTTTATGCCATAGTAATCAGGAAATGCACCAATCAGTGCGCAGGCAGCGTTCACATGACCAAGCATTCACATGACCACAGGTGGTAACCCTTAACCTGTCAGGAaagcatacacacacaaaaaagagagaaaacaaaAGAGAGAACACCACAACCACAAACATCATTAACAAATGATCAGGTGAGTAATGGTGATATAGATTATTGTGAAGGTAAACTGAATTGATACTGTCCTTGTCTTGCAGGTGGATGAAGGCGGGTGCAGAGATGACTGTAACACACAGGAATGGTAGGTTTACACTCACGCAGACACTTAGCACGAAGACGAGGAAGATCGCTGGAGTGGAGTAGGTAAGTATTCTCACAATGCAGGAGCATAGGAGTATAAGTCTTTGTTACAAATGAGGCTGGACAGTGAACTGAGGTGAGTGCTATGCTTAAGTGTCTGCTGTGATTGCGTGATGATGGggatcaggtgtgtgtgtttagaactctggtgagggagtgcgcTGTGATTTGCTGATGGATGAGCCTGGCggatctgtgacagtacccccccctgCATTGCCTGCTCCTGAGGGCtgaggaccccgacgtcgtggttgTCGTCCTCTTCCACGGGGAGCAGGTTGATCTGGATGAGCAGCGTGGAACGTGTCGAGCAGAGAGGGATCAAGTATGTCATTTCTGGGGACCCATGAGTGCTCCTCGGGACCgtagccttcccagtccaccagatATTCCAGTTGACCACCACGTCAGTCCAAGATCTCATTGACCTGGTATGCAGCTCCATCATCCAAGATCAGAGGAAGAGGGGTCTCCT includes the following:
- the LOC125278212 gene encoding NACHT, LRR and PYD domains-containing protein 3-like isoform X4; the encoded protein is MSFSEKHRVRSDSHVSSSVSLKSDQSKDGFPPDFSERKPSSNKSVRSDSHVSSSVSLKSDDSKKGDPPNFSGEKPSNKRLQYETLDSDIQTHRKHESFKDHLLWIFQDLESRIITFLKRELEKFKKILQNENTQYFVKDFIENRCSIKAAALDLTLHYLREMKQDEAADVLEDELLFIRQLKCGLKKKYQCVFEGIAKQGDSTLLNNIYTDLYITQGGSEQVNTEHEVRQIEVASRRHESQEIQVECRNLFEAPEQHEEIRTVLTKGVAGIGKSVSVQKFILDWAEGKENQDIRLIFPLPFREMNLKEKEKLSLMDLITQFFPETKGLDLTRRNQFKVLFILDGLDECRLPLKFDCNKTWCDVSSQSSLDVLLTNLIKGNLLPSALIWITTRPAAASKIPPDCIDRLTEIRGFNDAQKEEYFKKRFTDQDQANTIIDHIKKSKSIFIMCHIPVFCWISATVFHNILEEKRNNEVKINQADAMSKTQQESNTEDTPKTLTQMYTHFLRFQIQQSRRKYDGEYTANVSWDKNAILSLGKLAFHQLEKNNVIFYDTDLEACGIDVYKASVYSGMCTQIFKEETGITLGTMYCFVHLSIQEFIASLYAHLFLDINKKSVFVHESTKHKNKNSLKARYAYLFLDINKKNKIMIDFLKTAVDKALESDSGHLDLFLRFLLGLSLQSNRRLLRGLLKQQDDNDQSNKEIVQYIKQKLEDNLPAERSINLFYCLNELNDQTLVKEIQTQLTKGSLSSGDLSPAQWSALVFVLLTSEEELEEFELQKFKKSDECVIRLSAVIKTSRRALLNYCNLTDKSCPALAEILGSDTNLKELNMNNNNLQDSGVKLLCTGLKNIKCKLEILRLSCCSMTDKGCSALTSALKSNPSHLRELNLSENKLGDSGVKNLSDLLLNPQFKLEKLHLSYCSITEEQCVILTSALKSNPSHLRELNLSRNKLGNTGVKHLCDLLKDSHCKLERLKLSCCSMTDEGCSALTSALNSNPSHLRELNLRENKLGDSGVKNLSDLLMNPQFKLEKLDLSYCSITEEQCFILTSALKSNPTHLRELNLSVNKLGNSGAKHLCDVLKDSHCKLERLRLSDCYMTDEGCSDVTSALNSNPSHLRELDLSRNELGNTRVKHLCDLLKDSHCNLERLRLSCCSMADEGCSALTSALKSNPSHLRELNLSVNKLGDSGVKNLSDLLMNPQFKLEKLDLCYCNITKEQCVILTSALKSNLSHLRELNLNVNKLGISGVKHLCDVLKDSHCKLESLRLSDCYMTDEGCSDVTSALNSNPSHLRELDLSMNKLGDSGVKNLSDLLMNPQFKLEKLDLSDCSITEEQCFILTSALKSNPSHLRELNLSVNKLGNSGVKHLCDVLKDSHCKLERLSLSSCDLTEEGCSALTSALNSNPSHLRELNPSESKLGYSGVKNLSDLLMNPQFKLEKLDLSYCSITEEQCVILTSALKSNPSHLRELNLSRNKLGDSGVKHLCDVLKDSHCKLERLNLQNCDITDVSSLTQALTNSKALQCLKDLDLRHNNIGDSMQRLRDVLQDSNCVLR
- the LOC125278212 gene encoding NACHT, LRR and PYD domains-containing protein 3-like isoform X5, translated to MSFSEKHRVRSDSHVSSSVSLKSDQSKDGFPPDFSERKPSSNKSVRSDSHVSSSVSLKSDDSKKGDPPNFSGEKPSNKRLQYETLDSDIQTHRKHESFKDHLLWIFQDLESRIITFLKRELEKFKKILQNENTQYFVKDFIENRCSIKAAALDLTLHYLREMKQDEAADVLEDELLFIRQLKCGLKKKYQCVFEGIAKQGDSTLLNNIYTDLYITQGGSEQVNTEHEVRQIEVASRRHESQEIQVECRNLFEAPEQHEEIRTVLTKGVAGIGKSVSVQKFILDWAEGKENQDIRLIFPLPFREMNLKEKEKLSLMDLITQFFPETKGLDLTRRNQFKVLFILDGLDECRLPLKFDCNKTWCDVSSQSSLDVLLTNLIKGNLLPSALIWITTRPAAASKIPPDCIDRLTEIRGFNDAQKEEYFKKRFTDQDQANTIIDHIKKSKSIFIMCHIPVFCWISATVFHNILEEKRNNEVKINQADAMSKTQQESNTEDTPKTLTQMYTHFLRFQIQQSRRKYDGEYTANVSWDKNAILSLGKLAFHQLEKNNVIFYDTDLEACGIDVYKASVYSGMCTQIFKEETGITLGTMYCFVHLSIQEFIASLYAHLFLDINKKSVFVHESTKHKNKNSLKARYAYLFLDINKKNKIMIDFLKTAVDKALESDSGHLDLFLRFLLGLSLQSNRRLLRGLLKQQDDNDQSNKEIVQYIKQKLEDNLPAERSINLFYCLNELNDQTLVKEIQTQLTKGSLSSGDLSPAQWSALVFVLLTSEEELEEFELQKFKKSDECVIRLSAVIKTSRRALLNYCNLTDKSCPALAEILGSDTNLKELNMNNNNLQDSGVKLLCTGLKNIKCKLEILRLSCCSMTDKGCSALTSALKSNPSHLRELNLSENKLGDSGVKNLSDLLLNPQFKLEKLHLSYCSITEEQCVILTSALKSNPSHLRELNLSRNKLGNTGVKHLCDLLKDSHCKLERLKLSCCSMTDEGCSALTSALNSNPSHLRELNLRENKLGDSGVKNLSDLLMNPQFKLEKLDLSYCSITEEQCFILTSALKSNPTHLRELNLSVNKLGNSGAKHLCDVLKDSHCKLERLRLSDCYMTDEGCSDVTSALNSNPSHLRELDLSRNELGNTRVKHLCDLLKDSHCNLERLRLSCCSMADEGCSALTSALKSNPSHLRELNLSVNKLGDSGVKNLSDLLMNPQFKLEKLDLNRCSITEEQCVILISALKSNPSHLRELNLSENKLGNTGVKHLCDVLKDSHCKVERLRLSCCSMTDEGCSALISALNSNPSHLRELNMSGNKLGDSGVKNLSDLLMNPQFKLEKLDLCYCNITKEQCVILTSALKSNLSHLRELNLNVNKLGISGVKHLCDVLKDSHCKLESLRLSDCYMTDEGCSDVTSALNSNPSHLRELDLSMNKLGDSGVKNLSDLLMNPQFKLEKLDLSDCSITEEQCFILTSALKSNPSHLRELNLSVNKLGNSGVKHLCDVLKDSHCKLERLSLQNCDITDVSSLTQALTNSKALQCLKDLDLRHNNIGDSMQRLRDVLQDSNCVLR
- the LOC125278212 gene encoding NACHT, LRR and PYD domains-containing protein 3-like isoform X7, whose translation is MSFSEKHRVRSDSHVSSSVSLKSDQSKDGFPPDFSERKPSSNKSVRSDSHVSSSVSLKSDDSKKGDPPNFSGEKPSNKRLQYETLDSDIQTHRKHESFKDHLLWIFQDLESRIITFLKRELEKFKKILQNENTQYFVKDFIENRCSIKAAALDLTLHYLREMKQDEAADVLEDELLFIRQLKCGLKKKYQCVFEGIAKQGDSTLLNNIYTDLYITQGGSEQVNTEHEVRQIEVASRRHESQEIQVECRNLFEAPEQHEEIRTVLTKGVAGIGKSVSVQKFILDWAEGKENQDIRLIFPLPFREMNLKEKEKLSLMDLITQFFPETKGLDLTRRNQFKVLFILDGLDECRLPLKFDCNKTWCDVSSQSSLDVLLTNLIKGNLLPSALIWITTRPAAASKIPPDCIDRLTEIRGFNDAQKEEYFKKRFTDQDQANTIIDHIKKSKSIFIMCHIPVFCWISATVFHNILEEKRNNEVKINQADAMSKTQQESNTEDTPKTLTQMYTHFLRFQIQQSRRKYDGEYTANVSWDKNAILSLGKLAFHQLEKNNVIFYDTDLEACGIDVYKASVYSGMCTQIFKEETGITLGTMYCFVHLSIQEFIASLYAHLFLDINKKSVFVHESTKHKNKNSLKARYAYLFLDINKKNKIMIDFLKTAVDKALESDSGHLDLFLRFLLGLSLQSNRRLLRGLLKQQDDNDQSNKEIVQYIKQKLEDNLPAERSINLFYCLNELNDQTLVKEIQTQLTKGSLSSGDLSPAQWSALVFVLLTSEEELEEFELQKFKKSDECVIRLSAVIKTSRRALLNYCNLTDKSCPALAEILGSDTNLKELNMNNNNLQDSGVKLLCTGLKNIKCKLEILRLSCCSMTDKGCSALTSALKSNPSHLRELNLSENKLGDSGVKNLSDLLLNPQFKLEKLHLSYCSITEEQCVILTSALKSNPSHLRELNLSRNKLGNTGVKHLCDLLKDSHCKLERLKLSCCSMTDEGCSALTSALNSNPSHLRELNLRENKLGDSGVKNLSDLLMNPQFKLEKLDLCYCNITKEQCVILTSALKSNLSHLRELNLNVNKLGISGVKHLCDVLKDSHCKLESLRLSDCYMTDEGCSDVTSALNSNPSHLRELDLSMNKLGDSGVKNLSDLLMNPQFKLEKLDLSDCSITEEQCFILTSALKSNPSHLRELNLSVNKLGNSGVKHLCDVLKDSHCKLERLSLSSCDLTEEGCSALTSALNSNPSHLRELNPSESKLGYSGVKNLSDLLMNPQFKLEKLDLSYCSITEEQCVILTSALKSNPSHLRELNLSRNKLGDSGVKHLCDVLKDSHCKLERLNLQNCDITDVSSLTQALTNSKALQCLKDLDLRHNNIGDSMQRLRDVLQDSNCVLR
- the LOC125278212 gene encoding NACHT, LRR and PYD domains-containing protein 3-like isoform X6 — translated: MSFSEKHRVRSDSHVSSSVSLKSDQSKDGFPPDFSERKPSSNKSVRSDSHVSSSVSLKSDDSKKGDPPNFSGEKPSNKRLQYETLDSDIQTHRKHESFKDHLLWIFQDLESRIITFLKRELEKFKKILQNENTQYFVKDFIENRCSIKAAALDLTLHYLREMKQDEAADVLEDELLFIRQLKCGLKKKYQCVFEGIAKQGDSTLLNNIYTDLYITQGGSEQVNTEHEVRQIEVASRRHESQEIQVECRNLFEAPEQHEEIRTVLTKGVAGIGKSVSVQKFILDWAEGKENQDIRLIFPLPFREMNLKEKEKLSLMDLITQFFPETKGLDLTRRNQFKVLFILDGLDECRLPLKFDCNKTWCDVSSQSSLDVLLTNLIKGNLLPSALIWITTRPAAASKIPPDCIDRLTEIRGFNDAQKEEYFKKRFTDQDQANTIIDHIKKSKSIFIMCHIPVFCWISATVFHNILEEKRNNEVKINQADAMSKTQQESNTEDTPKTLTQMYTHFLRFQIQQSRRKYDGEYTANVSWDKNAILSLGKLAFHQLEKNNVIFYDTDLEACGIDVYKASVYSGMCTQIFKEETGITLGTMYCFVHLSIQEFIASLYAHLFLDINKKSVFVHESTKHKNKNSLKARYAYLFLDINKKNKIMIDFLKTAVDKALESDSGHLDLFLRFLLGLSLQSNRRLLRGLLKQQDDNDQSNKEIVQYIKQKLEDNLPAERSINLFYCLNELNDQTLVKEIQTQLTKGSLSSGDLSPAQWSALVFVLLTSEEELEEFELQKFKKSDECVIRLSAVIKTSRRALLNYCNLTDKSCPALAEILGSDTNLKELNMNNNNLQDSGVKLLCTGLKNIKCKLEILRLSCCSMTDKGCSALTSALKSNPSHLRELNLSENKLGDSGVKNLSDLLLNPQFKLEKLHLSYCSITEEQCVILTSALKSNPSHLRELNLSRNKLGNTGVKHLCDLLKDSHCKLERLKLSCCSMTDEGCSALTSALNSNPSHLRELNLRENKLGDSGVKNLSDLLMNPQFKLEKLDLNRCSITEEQCVILISALKSNPSHLRELNLSENKLGNTGVKHLCDVLKDSHCKVERLRLSCCSMTDEGCSALISALNSNPSHLRELNMSGNKLGDSGVKNLSDLLMNPQFKLEKLDLCYCNITKEQCVILTSALKSNLSHLRELNLNVNKLGISGVKHLCDVLKDSHCKLESLRLSDCYMTDEGCSDVTSALNSNPSHLRELDLSMNKLGDSGVKNLSDLLMNPQFKLEKLDLSDCSITEEQCFILTSALKSNPSHLRELNLSVNKLGNSGVKHLCDVLKDSHCKLERLSLSSCDLTEEGCSALTSALNSNPSHLRELNPSESKLGYSGVKNLSDLLMNPQFKLEKLDLSYCSITEEQCVILTSALKSNPSHLRELNLSRNKLGDSGVKHLCDVLKDSHCKLERLNLQNCDITDVSSLTQALTNSKALQCLKDLDLRHNNIGDSMQRLRDVLQDSNCVLR